GCTTGCCGGAGGCATTGCCCATGACATCAACAATGGGCTTGCCGTTATCCTAGGGCACACTGAAATAGTTCTTGAACAGGTATCTCCGAAGGGCACGATCACCGAAAACCTTCAGCATATTAAAAATTCAACAGTAAAAGCGGCTAACCTGATACAGCAATTGCTGGCATTTGCACGCAAACAAACGATCCACCCCAAAATTCTGGAACTCGATGCGACGCTTCTCACCAAGCTACCCTACCTGAGGAAGCTAATCGGGGAGCAACTGAATCTGGAGTGGCACCCCGACAGTCATGACGCAAAGATTCTGATTGATCCCTTACAGCTCGATCAGATAATGATAAGCCTGTGCGAAAACGCACGCGACGCCATTACCGACACTGGTACCGTCAGGATAGAAACAGCCACCGTCAGGGTTAAACCCTCCGATTGCTATTCCGATCATCCTTGCCAGACACCTGGATTATTTGCCATGATTTCAGTAATCGACACAGGCTGCGGAATGGACGAAAAAGTAATGTCCCAAATTTTCGACCCTTTTTTCACCACCAAAGACGTCGGAAAAGGCTCTGGATTGGGACTATCAACCGTTTATGGTATTGTAAAGCAGAACAAGGGCTATCTTAACTGCCAAAGCAATCCAGGCAATGGAAGCCGCTTTACAATTTATCTGCCCGTTGTCGAAAACAAAATCGAGCCAGACAAAAAGATAACCCCGAAAGATGTCGCTAGTCCTGATGATAAGCAAACGATACTCGTAGTCGATGATAATGGGACCATTCTTTACATTGTTAAAACAGTGCTTGAGAAAAACAACTACCGTGTTCTTTCTACAACTTCAGCACAAGAGGCAATCAACATCGTAACAAACTCAGAGACAAGAGTCGATCTGCTGCTAACTGATGTAGTCATGCCAGAGATGAGCGGACAAGAACTTTCAAAAAAACTTATCTCCATATTACCTCACCTGAAAACGATTTTCATGTCGGGCTTCTCAAAGGATCTGACAAACCTTAATGAGCTTGCTGAAAACGAGCGTTTCATCAGCAAACCGTTTAAGATGCGAGAATTCACCGCCACGATAAAAGCGATGCTGAGCTGAGCCCCCCAACAACCACAATACGCAACAAAAAAAGGCCCGCTTTCGCAGGCCTTTTTTTGTTGCTATGAGCAATCGGGGGATCAGTACATACCGCCCATGCCACCCATGCCGCCCGGAGGCATTGCCGGCATGTCAGCTTTGTCTTCCGGAAGATCGGTGATGGCAGCCTCAGTGGTGAGGAGGATGCTGGCAACCGAAGCGGCGTTCTCGAGCGCGCTACGGGTCACCTTGGTCGGATCGACCACACCGGCGTCCACCAGGTTTTCGTACTCTTCGGTACGGGCGTTGAAGCCGTAATCGCCTTCACCGCTGCGGACTTTCTCAAGCACCACAGCGCCATCGGTCGTGCCGGTATTGGCAACGATCTGGCGGAGCGGCTCTTCGAGTGCGCGACGAATGATGTCGATACCGGTCTTCTGGTCGTCGTTGTCAGCAGTTGCGCGCTCCAGGCCTTTGATGGCACGGATCAGAGCGACGCCGCCACCTGCGACGATACCTTCCTGAACCGCTGCACGGGTTGCGTGCAGAGCATCTTCGACGCGAGCTTTCTTCTCTTTCATCTCGACTTCGGTCGATGCGCCGATGTTCAGCACGGCAACACCGCCGGAGAGCTTGGCCAGGCGTTCCTGGAGCTTCTCGGTGTCGTAATCGGAGGTCGATTTCTCGATCTGGCCTTTGATCTCGTTGATGCGGGCCGTGATCTCTTCCTGCTTGCCTTTGCCTTCGACGATGGTGGTATTGTCCTTGTCGATGTTGACGCGGGAAGCCTGACCGAGATAGGCCATGGTAGCATTCTCAAGTTTGTAGCCCTTCTCTTCGGAGATAACGGTACCACCGGTGAGGATGGCGATATCTTCGAGCATGGCCTTGCGGCGGTCACCGAAGCCCGGAGCCTTGACGGCAGCGACTTTCAGAGTGCCACGGAGCTTGTTGACCACGATGGTGGCCAGCGCCTCGCCCTCGATGTCCTCGGCGATAATGAGCAACGGACGACCGGACTGGGCAGATTTTTCGAGAATCGGAAGCAGCTCTTTCATGTTGCTGATCTTCTTGTCGTAGATCAGGATGAGAGCCTCTTCGAGCTCGGCTTCCATGGTCTCGGGATTGGTC
This portion of the Chlorobaculum parvum NCIB 8327 genome encodes:
- a CDS encoding GAF domain-containing protein, producing the protein MPKDKLNCNAEKSTQQAETSDSSSTVTPQSETFFLKAFENHSAVMLLIDAESGHIIDANQAATEFYGWPIEQLKSKNINEIDAPSWTRNKSWLLELATQERGRFASMHRCANGMLQYVEVSFGTTKLQAKTVLHFIMQENGERQYFEALTKFRHQLLELAEHASTEELLNFTINEAERLTGSTLGFFNFISEDHKIFRHACSTLAKTDNCGHAKPPIEIDPELLADVISQKKVVINNDHASIKHCNSNIASHQEAKRELIVPIIRNDKLMATLELANKPTDYDEKDSTLVSMLTGVAWDIIARKHAEESEQKMLKAIQHTQNMDSIGRLAGGIAHDINNGLAVILGHTEIVLEQVSPKGTITENLQHIKNSTVKAANLIQQLLAFARKQTIHPKILELDATLLTKLPYLRKLIGEQLNLEWHPDSHDAKILIDPLQLDQIMISLCENARDAITDTGTVRIETATVRVKPSDCYSDHPCQTPGLFAMISVIDTGCGMDEKVMSQIFDPFFTTKDVGKGSGLGLSTVYGIVKQNKGYLNCQSNPGNGSRFTIYLPVVENKIEPDKKITPKDVASPDDKQTILVVDDNGTILYIVKTVLEKNNYRVLSTTSAQEAINIVTNSETRVDLLLTDVVMPEMSGQELSKKLISILPHLKTIFMSGFSKDLTNLNELAENERFISKPFKMREFTATIKAMLS
- the groL gene encoding chaperonin GroEL (60 kDa chaperone family; promotes refolding of misfolded polypeptides especially under stressful conditions; forms two stacked rings of heptamers to form a barrel-shaped 14mer; ends can be capped by GroES; misfolded proteins enter the barrel where they are refolded when GroES binds), whose amino-acid sequence is MAAKDILFDSDARAKLKVGVDKLANAVKVTLGPAGRNVLIDKKFGAPTSTKDGVTVAKEIELEDAFENMGAQMVREVASKTSDVAGDGTTTATVLAQAIYREGLKNVAAGARPIDLKRGIDRAVKEVVAELRSISRNISGKKEIAQVGTISANNDPEIGELIAEAMDKVGKDGVITVEEAKGMDTELKVVEGMQFDRGYLSPYFVTNPETMEAELEEALILIYDKKISNMKELLPILEKSAQSGRPLLIIAEDIEGEALATIVVNKLRGTLKVAAVKAPGFGDRRKAMLEDIAILTGGTVISEEKGYKLENATMAYLGQASRVNIDKDNTTIVEGKGKQEEITARINEIKGQIEKSTSDYDTEKLQERLAKLSGGVAVLNIGASTEVEMKEKKARVEDALHATRAAVQEGIVAGGGVALIRAIKGLERATADNDDQKTGIDIIRRALEEPLRQIVANTGTTDGAVVLEKVRSGEGDYGFNARTEEYENLVDAGVVDPTKVTRSALENAASVASILLTTEAAITDLPEDKADMPAMPPGGMGGMGGMY